The Hydrogenobacter sp. genome has a segment encoding these proteins:
- the narG gene encoding dissimilatory nitrate reductase subunit NarH: protein MSELTRRDLLKVGGLSIGALVGPSFAFRVMEPVVKVENPLAYYPNRDWERFYRDIYKSEATFTFLCAPNDTHNCLLTAYVKNGVITRIEPTYKFGEATDIYGLKASHRWDPRCCNKGLALMRRFYGDRRVRGPMVRKGFYEWYKAGFPRDPKTGKPPEKYFQRGKEKFIKVTWDEVADIIAKALINIATTYSGEEGRKRLEAQGHYPKPMLDAMEGAGTRVLKFRGSMPFLAVIRYTSPYRFANMMALLDSHIRGVGPDKALGGRGWDNYAFHTDLAPGHPMVSGQQNVEFDLCMFEHSKLLILWGMNPFTTKMPDCHWLTEARIKGSKVIVISNDYSPTARSADELIVVRTGTDTALALSIAYVIMKEKLYQERYVKSFTDMPLLVRMDNGKVLRARDIIPNYQPKPLKKAVVFKPGETLPPFFKQDKQYIPEKIRVEDMDDFVVWDKNTNQPKVITRDDVGEDFWKLGIDPALEGSYRVKTVDGKEVEVKPLFQVYLEFFEKNYTPKQAEIITGVPARKIEELAREIARHPRNMKLAQGMGVNQYQHADLKDRAMYMICALTDNIGHATGNIGSYAGNFRLALFNGAPQYLAEDPFNIELDPSKPAKVRFYWKPESAHYYSHDDHPQYMGEHLITGKTHMPTPTKFVWFVDANSALGNAKWKYNIIMNTLPKIECIVTNEWWWSLTCEYSDIVLGVDAWNENKYWDIAGSVTNPFVYVWPKTGHRRFFDTKNDAEAFAIVANRLTELTGDERFRNYWKFVLEGKQDVVYVQRVINASSNLRGYKLEEIAKKAHEGIPSLIMTRSYPKYVGEDQTKENMPWYTKSGRLEFYREEQEFMDAGENLPVYREPIDSTHHEPNVIVAKPYPLLRPKKPEDYGLKSEDALLNTEWRQARNILISPEKLPHTKHPLKVTFGATHIVHTPKYRHSAHTTTGDTDIIVLLFGPFGDIYRHDKRMPFVSEAYIDINPKDLQKMGIQDGDYVWVDADPQDRPFTGWQKRPEDYEVGRLLLRARASNNTPPGCAKIWFNMYGSSHGSVRGTKENPNGLAKNPDTGYQSLYRRGSHQSVTRGWFKPTYQTDSLIRKNLMGQIIGKGFELDVHGLIGAPREGFCKITKAENGGIGGKGVWRPVKLGFRPMTANEMLRRYVKADYVK from the coding sequence ATGAGTGAGCTCACAAGAAGAGATCTTTTGAAGGTGGGAGGGCTTTCTATAGGTGCGCTTGTCGGTCCCTCCTTTGCCTTCAGGGTAATGGAACCCGTCGTAAAGGTAGAGAACCCACTTGCCTACTATCCAAACAGGGACTGGGAGAGGTTTTACAGGGATATCTATAAGTCAGAGGCAACCTTCACTTTCCTTTGCGCTCCCAACGATACACACAACTGCCTGCTTACCGCCTATGTTAAGAACGGCGTAATAACAAGGATAGAACCAACTTACAAGTTTGGGGAGGCTACAGACATATACGGACTTAAGGCTTCCCACAGATGGGACCCAAGATGCTGTAATAAGGGTCTTGCCCTCATGAGGAGGTTTTACGGAGACAGAAGAGTAAGGGGTCCAATGGTAAGGAAGGGTTTTTATGAGTGGTATAAGGCAGGCTTTCCAAGAGACCCAAAAACGGGCAAGCCTCCAGAGAAATACTTCCAGAGGGGTAAGGAAAAGTTTATAAAGGTCACATGGGACGAGGTGGCTGACATAATAGCAAAGGCTTTAATAAACATAGCCACCACATACAGTGGAGAGGAAGGAAGAAAAAGGCTTGAAGCCCAGGGACATTATCCTAAGCCCATGCTTGATGCAATGGAAGGTGCAGGCACAAGGGTTTTAAAGTTCAGAGGTTCCATGCCCTTCCTTGCGGTTATAAGATACACATCTCCCTACAGGTTTGCCAACATGATGGCTTTGCTTGACAGCCACATAAGGGGTGTAGGTCCTGACAAGGCTTTAGGTGGAAGAGGCTGGGACAATTATGCCTTCCACACGGACCTGGCTCCCGGGCATCCTATGGTATCCGGTCAGCAAAATGTGGAGTTTGACCTCTGTATGTTTGAACATTCAAAACTTTTAATCCTCTGGGGGATGAACCCCTTCACCACCAAGATGCCAGACTGCCACTGGCTAACAGAGGCAAGGATTAAAGGCTCAAAGGTAATCGTTATTTCTAATGACTATTCACCTACAGCAAGGTCTGCTGATGAGCTTATAGTGGTAAGAACAGGCACAGACACAGCCCTTGCCCTCTCCATAGCCTACGTGATAATGAAGGAAAAGCTCTATCAGGAAAGGTATGTAAAGAGCTTTACGGATATGCCTTTGCTTGTAAGGATGGACAACGGTAAGGTTTTAAGGGCAAGGGATATAATACCAAACTACCAGCCAAAACCTCTTAAAAAGGCTGTAGTCTTTAAACCGGGTGAAACATTGCCTCCCTTCTTCAAACAGGACAAGCAATACATACCCGAGAAGATAAGAGTGGAGGATATGGACGACTTTGTAGTCTGGGACAAAAATACCAACCAGCCCAAGGTTATAACAAGGGACGATGTGGGAGAGGACTTCTGGAAGCTGGGCATTGACCCGGCTTTGGAGGGTAGCTACAGGGTAAAGACCGTTGACGGGAAGGAAGTGGAGGTAAAGCCCCTCTTTCAGGTTTACCTTGAGTTCTTTGAGAAAAACTACACGCCAAAGCAGGCGGAAATAATAACAGGCGTGCCTGCAAGAAAGATAGAGGAGCTGGCAAGGGAGATAGCAAGGCATCCAAGAAACATGAAACTGGCTCAGGGCATGGGAGTAAACCAATACCAGCATGCGGACCTAAAGGATAGAGCCATGTATATGATATGTGCTTTAACAGACAACATCGGACACGCTACTGGAAATATAGGCTCTTATGCAGGCAACTTCAGGCTTGCTCTCTTTAACGGAGCACCCCAGTACCTTGCGGAGGACCCCTTCAACATAGAGCTTGACCCCAGCAAACCCGCCAAGGTGAGGTTTTACTGGAAACCTGAGTCAGCCCATTACTATTCCCACGATGACCATCCCCAGTATATGGGCGAGCATCTCATAACAGGTAAAACCCATATGCCAACCCCCACGAAGTTTGTGTGGTTTGTAGATGCCAACTCAGCCCTTGGAAATGCCAAGTGGAAATACAACATAATCATGAACACGCTACCGAAGATAGAGTGTATAGTCACCAACGAATGGTGGTGGTCCCTAACCTGCGAATACTCGGACATAGTGCTTGGTGTAGATGCCTGGAATGAAAACAAGTACTGGGACATAGCTGGTTCTGTTACAAACCCCTTCGTTTATGTATGGCCTAAAACTGGACACAGAAGGTTTTTTGACACGAAGAACGATGCAGAGGCCTTTGCAATCGTTGCCAACAGGCTCACGGAGCTAACGGGTGATGAGAGGTTCAGAAATTACTGGAAGTTTGTCCTTGAAGGCAAACAGGATGTGGTCTATGTGCAGAGGGTAATAAACGCCTCTTCTAATCTACGTGGCTATAAACTTGAAGAAATTGCCAAGAAAGCTCACGAAGGCATCCCTTCCCTCATAATGACAAGAAGCTACCCCAAGTATGTGGGGGAAGATCAGACAAAAGAGAATATGCCATGGTACACAAAGAGCGGAAGGCTTGAGTTTTACAGAGAAGAGCAGGAGTTTATGGATGCTGGTGAGAACTTGCCTGTCTATAGGGAACCCATAGACTCCACACACCACGAGCCTAATGTAATTGTGGCAAAGCCGTATCCTTTGCTGAGACCTAAAAAGCCTGAGGATTACGGACTGAAGTCCGAAGATGCTCTATTAAATACCGAGTGGAGACAAGCGAGGAATATACTCATTTCTCCTGAAAAGTTACCGCATACTAAGCATCCACTTAAGGTAACCTTTGGTGCTACCCATATAGTCCACACACCAAAATATAGACATTCCGCTCACACAACAACTGGAGATACGGACATAATAGTCCTGCTCTTTGGACCCTTTGGAGATATATACAGGCATGATAAGAGGATGCCTTTCGTATCTGAGGCATACATAGACATAAACCCAAAGGACCTACAGAAGATGGGCATACAGGACGGAGACTATGTATGGGTGGATGCAGACCCTCAAGACAGACCATTTACAGGCTGGCAGAAGAGACCAGAAGACTACGAGGTGGGAAGGCTACTTCTGAGAGCAAGAGCTTCTAACAATACGCCTCCGGGCTGTGCGAAGATATGGTTTAACATGTATGGCTCTTCTCACGGATCAGTGAGAGGGACAAAAGAAAATCCCAATGGGTTGGCTAAAAACCCAGATACAGGTTACCAGTCCCTTTACAGGAGAGGTAGCCACCAATCAGTCACAAGGGGATGGTTCAAGCCTACATACCAAACGGATAGCCTTAT
- a CDS encoding ABC transporter ATP-binding protein: MVLIELVNVKKRIRDEEILKGIDLKVYKGEFIAIIGASGSGKSSLLYIMGLLDFPTEGKVFFKGMEVNNAGGDLLSKIRNESIGFVFQFHYLLPEFTLLENVMIPMLKKGIPKGKAKEKAHNILRRFGLDKKEGRKIYEISGGEMQRVAIARALANDPEVILADEPTGNLDSVNTSIVMDYLQEINRAGTTVVMVTHELELAKRAGRIIEMRDGQILNSQ, translated from the coding sequence ATGGTACTAATAGAACTTGTAAATGTGAAAAAGCGCATAAGGGATGAAGAGATACTTAAAGGTATAGACTTAAAGGTTTATAAGGGTGAGTTTATCGCTATAATAGGAGCCTCCGGATCAGGGAAAAGCTCCCTTCTATATATAATGGGTCTTTTGGACTTTCCAACCGAAGGTAAAGTGTTTTTTAAAGGGATGGAAGTAAACAACGCTGGAGGAGATCTACTTTCCAAAATAAGGAATGAAAGTATTGGCTTTGTCTTTCAGTTTCACTACCTTCTCCCTGAGTTTACCCTTCTTGAAAATGTCATGATACCCATGCTCAAAAAGGGTATACCTAAAGGAAAGGCTAAAGAAAAGGCTCACAATATACTCAGGCGGTTTGGGTTGGATAAAAAGGAAGGAAGGAAGATATACGAAATATCTGGAGGTGAGATGCAAAGGGTTGCCATAGCGAGAGCTTTAGCCAACGATCCGGAGGTCATACTCGCTGATGAACCCACTGGTAACCTTGATAGCGTAAATACATCCATAGTTATGGATTATTTACAAGAGATAAACAGAGCAGGCACAACGGTTGTTATGGTGACTCACGAGCTTGAGCTTGCTAAAAGAGCCGGGAGGATCATAGAGATGAGAGACGGGCAGATCTTAAATTCTCAATAA
- a CDS encoding ABC transporter permease, which translates to MSHVIFIAYKLLLERRRQTFVSVAGVAIGVCALIVMSSLMFGFQKYFIQQVIDLEAHISIKPKEYTEEDRIVKRVDPNALWKVYASKPKEKDKIIGWRDIVRDVEKRKDVVGVAPHLVVRGILKYGVKEKPVTLIGIDPDAEPKASVIERFLEYKRLANLKTNRDAIIMGKLVAKDLGIKETGKKVILVLPNGRTYLLKVEDFFNSGITNIDNTRVYMHIRTLQGLTDRIDEVNEIVIKVKDVNKAQKIALELQRNLKYDVESWQRAYINFLQIFKIQNMITYMIVFAILTVSAFGIFNIIMMTVLEKKRDIAILMAIGYTKKDILSLFLSQGLIIGFLGAFLGFLLGYGLQEYLSSVKLEVEGLIRTKGFILDRSPLYYLYAFAFSLFFSFFASFYPSYRASKLNPVDIFRSG; encoded by the coding sequence ATGAGTCATGTTATCTTTATAGCTTACAAGTTGCTCCTTGAGAGGAGAAGGCAAACCTTTGTGTCCGTGGCCGGTGTTGCTATAGGAGTTTGCGCCCTCATAGTAATGAGTTCTCTCATGTTTGGTTTTCAAAAATACTTCATACAACAGGTTATAGATTTGGAGGCACACATAAGCATAAAACCCAAAGAATACACAGAGGAGGATAGAATAGTCAAACGTGTGGATCCGAATGCGCTTTGGAAAGTTTACGCAAGCAAACCTAAGGAGAAAGACAAGATCATAGGCTGGAGGGATATAGTAAGAGACGTAGAGAAAAGAAAGGATGTAGTAGGCGTAGCTCCGCATCTCGTTGTTAGAGGCATACTCAAGTATGGAGTAAAAGAAAAACCTGTTACACTCATAGGCATAGATCCTGACGCAGAACCTAAGGCATCGGTTATAGAGAGATTTCTTGAGTACAAAAGGCTCGCAAATCTTAAGACTAACAGGGATGCGATAATAATGGGTAAGTTGGTAGCAAAGGATTTAGGGATAAAGGAGACGGGAAAGAAAGTGATTCTCGTACTTCCCAACGGACGCACCTATCTTCTTAAAGTTGAGGACTTTTTTAATTCGGGTATAACAAACATAGACAATACGAGGGTTTATATGCACATAAGAACCCTTCAGGGGCTTACAGACAGGATAGATGAAGTTAACGAAATAGTGATAAAGGTAAAAGATGTGAACAAAGCTCAGAAGATAGCTTTAGAACTTCAAAGGAATTTAAAGTACGATGTGGAAAGCTGGCAGAGAGCTTACATAAACTTTCTTCAGATATTCAAGATACAGAACATGATAACTTACATGATAGTATTTGCCATATTGACAGTCTCAGCTTTTGGCATCTTTAACATCATAATGATGACCGTCTTGGAAAAGAAAAGAGATATAGCTATACTCATGGCAATAGGTTACACCAAAAAGGACATTCTCTCACTATTTCTCAGTCAAGGATTGATCATAGGTTTTTTAGGTGCCTTCTTAGGTTTTCTCTTAGGTTATGGACTTCAGGAATATCTATCCTCAGTAAAGCTTGAAGTGGAAGGTCTCATAAGGACAAAGGGTTTTATATTGGACAGAAGTCCTCTCTACTACCTGTATGCTTTTGCCTTCTCTCTATTTTTCTCCTTTTTCGCTAGCTTTTATCCATCTTACAGGGCAAGTAAGCTAAATCCGGTGGACATTTTCAGAAGTGGCTGA